One Alnus glutinosa chromosome 3, dhAlnGlut1.1, whole genome shotgun sequence genomic region harbors:
- the LOC133864849 gene encoding protein PHYTOCHROME-DEPENDENT LATE-FLOWERING, with amino-acid sequence MGVSFKVSRTGTRFRPKPLFQPDVNVVDDVSENSKESSRKLQGGPVEGGEDVTGGPASSMSSEGLLLSAENEVSFTLNLFTDGYSIGKPTENETANQALQDVPKLLHPYDRTSETLFSAIESGRFPGDILDDIPCKFVNGTLVCEVRDYRKAFDQGAGDPSTNVSPVVSKVCLKMSLENVVKDIPLTSDNSWTYGDLMEVESRILKALQPRLHLDPTPKLDRLCNNPVSTKLDLALSSLRRKRFRQMPEVTVTSSIKTHGKKVCIDRVPESSNCRLGDSGIISGNGMPQHVHENLTAQTLSSTNMLALRPKSFVPDASVPALPLVSHQARYQIGVGTPRSMQDPGSGPVTTSGASPAGQDIMISYADNVNSSASVLGKRENQDGQMSPLSNFNKRARPAPVGLDGMQQQQIGLEGLHGSEINWKNTLLQQQAMARGIPFANTGIQKFSPQVFEGALSQDAGALPFAAGQQRTRYGAKEEQFEMDKLDGPELNRIKNDMQMVETETSHLDPQQSRQQRLPQHAFMRSNFSQTPWNNLGQHMEKDARKEDQLQKRKSVQSPRFSTGALAQSPLSSKSGEFSSGSVGPHFGAVATAHGASQKEKAANPSVPSVGGTPSLTSSANDSIQRQHQAQVAAKRRSNSLPKTPVMNGVGSPASVSNVSVPLNANSPSVGTPPLADQTLFERLSKIVMVTMRHQLNCKKNKVDNYPIRKPNPYSTHPLSTYLSNASNDEDPKDDASTKSLSKSLAGGSMNICKIRVLKFMQPQENGVSCRARTKMTMSEKPYDGTVAMHYGEIEDGEFLAVQDYLPTLPNTHYADLLAAQLCSLMNRHEGYVLLDDQVQGRPTRMNLGSASQSDAAGVPHNSVAEQQYAEAVSGQQPTEDVKPNISSNASLNSSQNLLSNARMLPPGNPQALQMSQGLFSGVSMPQRSQQLDPQPSLHHQQQQPQQQQLQQQQQQQQQQQQNQHSLIQQQHPQYQRSPLMLATNPLSHLTALGQNSNMQLGNHMVNKQLQLLQQQQQQQQQPPMQRKMMMGIGTAVGMGNMSNNMVGLGALGSAMGMGAARGVGGTGMSAPMAPISGICNVGQNTVNLSQASNITNAISQQLRSGLSQQQAAIVASKFRLAQNRVNSLGGSQSSIAGISGARQIHPGSAGLSMLGQSLNRANMSAMQRAGMGPMGPPKLMPGINLYMNPQQQQQQQQQQLQQQHQLQQQQQQQHQHQLQQQQQPQYQQQLQQQQLQQQQDTNSPLHAVVSPSQVGSPSTMGIPQLNQQAQQQQTSPQQMNQRTPMSPQQLSSGAIHAISAGNPDACPASPQLSSQTLGSVGSITNSPMDLQGVNKSNSINNA; translated from the exons ATGGGGGTCTCCTTCAAGGTCTCAAGGACCGGCACGAGGTTCCGGCCGAAGCCTCTGTTTCAGCCTGACGTCAACGTAGTAGACGACGTGTCGGAGAACTCCAAGGAGAGCTCAAGGAAGCTCCAG GGTGGTCCTGTTGAAGGAGGTGAAGATGTTACAGGGGGGCCTGCATCATCCATGTCTTCTGAAGGACTTCTTCTATCTGCAG AGAATGAAGTTTCCTTCACTTTGAACCTCTTCACAGATGGATATTCCATTGGAAAACCCACAGag AATGAGACTGCAAATCAGGCACTTCAAGATGTTCCAAAATTGTTACATCCATATGATAGGACGTCTGAAACTCTCTTCTCG GCAATTGAATCTGGCCGGTTTCCTGGCGATATTCTAGATGATATACCCTGCAAGTTTGTTAATGGGACACTTGTATGTGAG GTGCGGGATTATCGGAAAGCTTTTGACCAAGGGGCTGGTGATCCGTCAACTAATGTTTCCCCTGTTGTTAGTAAAGTATGCCTTAAAATGTCACTGGAGAATGTGGTGAAGGATATTCCGTTGACATCAGATAATTCTTGGACTTACGGTGATCTGATG GAAGTAGAGTCCCGTATATTGAAAGCCTTGCAACCACGGCTTCATCTAGATCCTACGCCTAAGTTAGATAGGCTTTGTAATAACCCAGTTTCCACAAAG CTTGATTTGGCTCTTTCCAGTCTCAGGAGAAAGAGATTCAGGCAGATGCCTGAAGTTACTGTTACTTCTAGTATTAAGACACACGGGAAGAAAGTTTGCATAGATAGAGTACCAGAAAGCTCTAACTGTAGGTTAGGAGATTCAGGAATCATTTCAGGCAATGGGATGCCACAACATGTACATGAGAATCTTACCGCACAAACTCTTAGCTCAACAAACATGTTAGCCTTAAGACCCAAGAGCTTTGTACCAGATGCCTCTGTTCCAGCACTACCTCTAGTTTCCCATCAAGCAAGGTATCAAATAGGGGTTGGGACCCCCAGAAGTATGCAGGATCCTGGTTCGGGGCCTGTTACCACATCAGGGGCTTCCCCTGCTGGGCAGGACATCATGATCTCATATGCTGACAATGTGAATTCAAGTGCCTCTGTTCTTGGAAAGAGGGAGAATCAAGATGGGCAAATGTCACCCTTGTCCAACTTTAACAAGAGAGCAAGGCCTGCACCAGTGGGTCTTGATGGAATGCAACAGCAGCAAATAGGGCTAGAAGGCCTCCATGGTTCAGagataaattggaaaaatacaCTGTTACAGCAGCAAGCAATGGCAAGGGGAATTCCGTTTGCAAATACTGGGATTCAAAAGTTCTCCCCGCAGGTGTTTGAAGGGGCTCTGAGTCAGGATGCTGGGGCATTGCCTTTTGCTGCAGGACAGCAGCGTACACGTTATGGTGCTAAGGAAGAGCAGTTCGAGATGGACAAATTAGATGGGCCAGAGCTCAACCGCATAAAAAATGATATGCAGATGGTGGAAACAGAAACAAGCCATCTGGACCCACAGCAATCTCGGCAGCAAAGATTACCACAGCATGCATTCATGAGATCGAATTTCTCTCAGACACCCTGGAATAATCTTGGTCAGCATATGGAGAAAGATGCAAGAAAGGAGGACCAGCTCCAGAAGAGGAAATCAGTGCAAAGTCCCCGGTTTTCTACTGGGGCTTTGGCTCAATCTCCATTATCATCAAAATCAGGGGAATTTTCTAGTGGTTCAGTTGGACCCCACTTTGGAGCAGTTGCAACTGCACATGGAGCATCACAAAAGGAGAAGGCAGCAAACCCCTCAGTTCCTTCTGTTGGTGGGACCCCATCTTTGACTTCCAGTGCTAATGATTCCATTCAACGGCAACACCAGGCCCAAGTTGCTGCAAAGAGGAGATCAAATTCCCTCCCCAAGACCCCAGTAATGAATGGAGTTGGATCCCCAGCTAGTGTTAGTAATGTGAGTGTTCCATTAAATGCAAACAGCCCTTCAGTTGGAACGCCACCTTTGGCCGATCAAACCTTGTTCGAAAGACTCTCAAAGATAGTAATGGTGACAATGAG GCATCAACTAAACTGCAAAAAGAATAAGGTCGATAATTACCCCATCAGGAAGCCAAACCCATATTCCACTCATCCTCTGTCCACCTATCTTTCTAATGCTTCCAATGATGAGGATCCCAAAGATGATGCGAGTACAAAGTCATTATCTAAGTCACTTGCTGGTGGCAGCATGAATATCTGCAAAattagagtcttaaaatttATGCAGCCTCAAG AAAATGGTGTTTCTTGTAGGGCAAGAACTAAGATGACTATGTCAGAGAAGCCATATGATGGTACAGTCGCAATGCATTATGGAGAAATAGAAGATGGTGAATTTCTGGCTGTTCAGGATTATCTTCCTACATTGCCCAATACG CACTACGCAGATTTGCTTGCAGCACAGCTTTGTTCGCTT ATGAACCGCCATGAAGGATATGTTTTGTTGGATGACCAAGTCCAAGGAAGACCAACTCGCATGAATCTTGGCTCAGCCAGTCAATCAGATGCTGCTGGAGTTCCTCATAATTCAGTAGCTGAGCAGCAATATGCAGAAGCAGTTTCTGGCCAACAACCAACTGAAGATGTAAAGCCGAATATCAGCAGTAATGCATCTCTAAACTCATCGCAGAATCTTTTATCGAATGCAAGGATGCTGCCTCCTGGGAACCCCCAGGCCTTACAGATGTCTCAAGGACTGTTTTCCGGGGTTTCAATGCCCCAGAGGTCACAACAGCTGGACCCACAACCATCGCTTCATCATCAGCAGCAGCaaccacaacaacaacaactacaacagcagcagcagcagcagcaacaacaacaacaaaaccaacATTCCTTGATTCAACAGCAGCATCCCCAGTACCAGAGGTCACCTTTGATGCTTGCAACAAATCCACTTTCGCACTTGACAGCACTCGGACAGAATTCCAATATGCAGTTGGGCAATCACATGGTTAACAAGCAACTTCAGCTGTTACAGCAGCAacagcagcaacaacagcagccACCAATGCAGAGGAAAATGATGATGGGAATTGGAACAGCTGTGGGTATGGGAAACATGAGCAATAACATGGTTGGTCTTGGAGCCCTTGGCAGTGCCATGGGCATGGGAGCTGCAAGGGGAGTAGGGGGAACTGGAATGTCAGCACCAATGGCACCTATTTCTGGTATATGCAATGTGGGACAGAACACAGTGAATCTTAGCCAGGCTTCAAATATTACCAATGCAATAAGCCAGCAACTTCGATCTGGATTGAGTCAACAACAAGCTGCTATCGTGGCATCAAAATTTCGACTGGCACAAAATAGAGTGAACAGTTTAGGGGGCTCTCAGTCAAGCATAGCTGGGATTTCAGGAGCCAGACAGATACATCCAGGCTCTGCTGGTCTTTCAATGCTTGGTCAGAGTCTAAACAGGGCTAACATGAGCGCAATGCAACGGGCTGGAATGGGGCCTATGGGTCCACCGAAATTGATGCCAGGGATAAATCTTTACATGAACCCACAACAacagcagcaacaacaacaacaacaattacaGCAACAACATCAGttgcagcagcagcagcagcagcagcaccaACACCAATTGCAACAGCAGCAGCAACCGCAATATCAACAGCAATTGCAGCAACAGCAGCTACAGCAGCAGCAAGATACCAATTCACCACTACATGCTGTTGTATCACCTTCACAAGTGGGCTCACCATCGACCATGGGAATTCCACAATTGAACCAACAAGCTCAGCAACAGCAAACTAGCCCTCAGCAAATGAACCAACGAACACCGATGAGCCCACAACAATTGAGCTCTGGGGCAATCCATGCAATTAGTGCTGGTAATCCAGATGCTTGTCCAGCTAGCCCACAATTGAGCTCTCAGACGCTTGGTTCAGTTGGTAGTATCACAAACTCTCCTATGGACCTACAAGGTGTGAATAAAAGCAACTCGATCAATAATGCATAA